One Chloroflexota bacterium DNA segment encodes these proteins:
- a CDS encoding ABC transporter permease, translated as MRRAQSITWSRLALAASAAILVAFIGIPVGALIARGVIEGDVLAALRSPVAITALWLSLATSAIAVAVAVVLGTPAAYLLARHAFPGRSIVDTLIDLPVVLPPVVGGLALLVALGRHGVIGGPLDAAGVDVALTTGAVVLAQLFVAVPFYIRAARAGFESVDRRLESVSATLGAGGWRTFRRVTVPLALPSLIGGAVMCWARALGEFGATIMFAGNVFGRTQTMPLAILEAIETDVDAALAIAIVLIVLAFAGLLVFKGLARLGGRVL; from the coding sequence ATGCGCCGCGCCCAGTCCATCACGTGGAGCAGGCTTGCCCTGGCCGCGTCAGCCGCGATCCTGGTCGCCTTCATCGGCATCCCCGTGGGCGCATTGATCGCGCGCGGCGTCATCGAAGGCGACGTCCTCGCCGCGCTGCGCAGCCCGGTCGCCATCACCGCGCTCTGGCTCTCGCTGGCCACCTCGGCCATCGCCGTTGCCGTTGCCGTTGTGCTGGGAACGCCGGCGGCCTACCTCCTCGCGCGCCATGCCTTCCCCGGCCGAAGCATCGTCGACACCCTGATCGATCTGCCGGTGGTGCTGCCGCCGGTCGTCGGTGGGCTGGCGCTGCTCGTGGCGCTCGGGCGCCATGGGGTAATCGGCGGTCCGCTGGACGCCGCCGGCGTGGATGTCGCACTTACTACCGGCGCGGTGGTTCTGGCGCAACTCTTCGTTGCCGTGCCCTTCTACATTCGGGCCGCGCGCGCCGGATTCGAGAGCGTCGACCGTCGGCTCGAATCAGTCTCCGCCACGCTTGGCGCCGGCGGATGGCGCACCTTCCGGCGAGTCACGGTGCCCCTCGCGCTGCCGTCGCTCATCGGCGGCGCGGTCATGTGCTGGGCCCGCGCCCTGGGCGAATTCGGCGCCACCATCATGTTCGCCGGCAATGTCTTCGGCCGCACCCAGACGATGCCGCTGGCGATCCTCGAAGCCATTGAGACCGACGTCGACGCCGCGCTGGCCATCGCCATCGTCCTCATCGTCCTGGCCTTCGCCGGGCTGCTGGTATTCAAGGGACTGGCGCGGCTCGGAGGACGGGTCCTGTGA
- a CDS encoding LLM class flavin-dependent oxidoreductase, translating into MDVGLFAMPLHPPGSNVTETLENDLDMLITLEKLGYSEAWIGEHFTTQWENIPAPDIFIAHALAKTERMKFGTGVTCMPNHNPFMIAHRIAQLDHMAKGRFMWGVGSGGFPGDFEVFGFDPKTGEHRAMTREAIETVLMLWNDPKPGRYRSAFWDFNIPEPDDLIGLRVHMEPYQKPHPPIGVAGVSENSGTLTLAGARGWIPMSINLVPTRVIKTHWESVEEGALEAGRTPDRSQWRIAREVYIAETTEKARKEALEGTLARDFRNYFLHIMPKVRMLDAMKIDTDMPDSDVTVEYLVDNVFIVGSPDDVTAKLQKLYDDVGGFGVLLAMAHEWQPRDQWVQSMTLLVDEVMPRLNGAS; encoded by the coding sequence ATGGACGTCGGACTGTTCGCCATGCCCCTGCACCCTCCGGGGTCGAACGTCACCGAGACGCTGGAAAACGATCTCGACATGCTCATCACGCTCGAGAAGCTGGGCTATAGCGAGGCCTGGATCGGGGAGCACTTCACGACGCAGTGGGAGAACATCCCCGCGCCGGACATTTTCATCGCGCACGCGCTGGCGAAAACCGAGCGCATGAAGTTCGGGACGGGCGTGACCTGCATGCCCAACCACAATCCGTTCATGATTGCCCACCGGATCGCCCAACTCGACCACATGGCCAAGGGCCGCTTCATGTGGGGCGTTGGATCCGGCGGATTCCCCGGCGACTTCGAGGTGTTTGGCTTCGATCCGAAGACGGGCGAACACCGGGCCATGACGCGCGAAGCCATCGAAACCGTGCTCATGCTCTGGAACGATCCGAAACCGGGGCGCTACCGATCGGCGTTCTGGGACTTCAACATTCCCGAGCCGGACGACCTGATCGGCCTGCGGGTGCACATGGAGCCCTACCAAAAGCCGCATCCCCCGATCGGTGTGGCGGGAGTTTCGGAGAACTCCGGCACGCTGACGCTGGCGGGCGCGCGCGGCTGGATTCCAATGAGCATCAACCTGGTGCCGACGCGCGTGATCAAGACGCACTGGGAATCGGTGGAGGAAGGCGCGCTCGAGGCCGGTCGAACGCCCGACCGCTCGCAATGGCGCATCGCGCGCGAGGTCTACATCGCCGAAACCACCGAGAAGGCGCGGAAGGAAGCCCTGGAGGGCACGCTGGCCCGCGACTTCCGCAACTACTTCCTGCACATCATGCCGAAGGTGCGCATGCTGGACGCAATGAAGATCGACACGGACATGCCGGACTCGGACGTGACGGTCGAGTATCTGGTGGACAACGTCTTCATCGTGGGCAGCCCGGACGATGTCACCGCCAAGCTGCAGAAGCTGTACGACGACGTGGGCGGATTCGGCGTGCTGCTGGCCATGGCGCACGAGTGGCAGCCGCGCGACCAATGGGTGCAGTCGATGACGCTGCTGGTGGACGAGGTGATGCCGCGGTTGAACGGGGCGAGCTAG
- the modA gene encoding molybdate ABC transporter substrate-binding protein, translating to MAVTGLAVVLLTGACAPVHHNEVTVYAAASLRDAFTEIAQAFEETRSNAHVVLNFAGSQVLRAQIERGAPAEVVATADEVHARQLEAAGLLAASPRTFAENALVLAVPADNPRGLGSLADLTAPDVRLVMGIADVPVGRYARAALERYAAAIGHDAFVQAVLDNVVSFETNVRHVAAKLELGVLDAGFIYTTDVLASDGALIEIPLPPEAAIAAPYPIAVTKRGADREAATAFADFVHSPAGQRILAAHGFRPAG from the coding sequence GTGGCTGTGACCGGCCTTGCGGTGGTGCTGTTGACCGGCGCCTGCGCCCCGGTTCACCACAACGAAGTCACCGTCTATGCCGCGGCCTCGCTCCGCGATGCGTTCACCGAAATTGCCCAGGCATTTGAGGAGACTCGCTCGAATGCGCACGTGGTGCTCAACTTCGCGGGCTCGCAGGTGCTGCGGGCCCAGATCGAGCGCGGGGCTCCCGCCGAAGTCGTGGCCACGGCGGACGAAGTCCACGCACGGCAGTTGGAGGCGGCCGGTCTGCTGGCGGCCTCGCCACGCACTTTCGCCGAAAACGCGCTCGTGCTCGCCGTGCCCGCCGACAATCCTCGAGGGCTTGGGTCCCTGGCAGATCTCACCGCGCCGGACGTGCGCCTCGTCATGGGCATTGCAGATGTCCCCGTCGGTCGCTATGCCCGCGCCGCGTTGGAGCGCTATGCCGCGGCCATTGGACACGACGCATTCGTGCAAGCCGTGCTTGACAATGTGGTCTCATTCGAGACCAACGTCCGCCACGTGGCGGCGAAGCTGGAGCTGGGCGTGCTTGATGCCGGATTCATCTATACGACCGATGTGCTTGCGTCTGACGGCGCCCTGATCGAGATTCCGCTGCCTCCGGAGGCGGCGATTGCGGCGCCCTATCCGATCGCCGTGACGAAGCGCGGAGCCGACCGAGAGGCTGCGACGGCCTTCGCCGACTTCGTGCACTCGCCCGCCGGCCAGCGCATCCTGGCGGCGCACGGCTTCCGGCCCGCCGGCTGA
- a CDS encoding ABC transporter ATP-binding protein, with the protein MIRADIRTTVGGFDLAVDLAVDREITVLYGHSGAGKTLTLEAIAGLLTPRQGRITLHDRVVFDSASGVNVPPQRRDLGYLVQSYALFPHLTVAQNIAYGLGHVRRSERRERVERFARMFGVDDLLRRRPARISGGQAQRVALARALVREPRVLLLDEPFAAVDSSNRRTMRRELRQLAQRLDLSVVMVTHDLTEAYNVGDRLAVIDRGRVLQAGPRDEVFHRPATARAAELLGVQNVLPGRVVGADGDRVHIASGLGMVAAQADSRPQSDHVQLAVRAEQIILERPDRPTTERENRFQVTIVDEAAFGFSHTLVVRVDDVPSGAPTLEIDVPAHPYQVLNVPARRDWRIHIPPEAVHVIPT; encoded by the coding sequence GTGATTCGGGCGGACATACGCACAACGGTCGGCGGCTTCGACCTCGCGGTCGACCTCGCCGTGGATCGCGAGATCACCGTGCTCTATGGGCACTCCGGCGCCGGCAAAACACTTACGCTTGAGGCCATCGCCGGACTCCTCACGCCGCGTCAGGGCCGCATCACGCTGCATGACCGGGTCGTATTCGACAGCGCGTCCGGCGTCAACGTGCCGCCGCAACGGCGCGATCTCGGCTATCTGGTGCAGAGCTACGCGCTCTTTCCTCACCTCACCGTCGCGCAGAACATTGCCTATGGCCTCGGCCATGTCCGCCGTTCCGAGCGCCGCGAGCGCGTGGAGCGCTTCGCGCGCATGTTCGGCGTGGACGATCTGCTGCGTCGCCGTCCGGCGCGCATTTCGGGCGGCCAGGCCCAGCGCGTGGCCCTGGCGCGCGCGCTCGTGCGCGAGCCTCGGGTGCTGCTTCTCGATGAGCCATTCGCCGCGGTCGACTCGAGCAACCGCCGCACCATGCGGCGTGAGCTCCGGCAGCTCGCGCAGCGCCTCGATCTCAGCGTGGTCATGGTCACCCACGACCTCACCGAGGCCTACAACGTGGGCGACCGGCTGGCGGTCATCGATCGCGGACGCGTGCTCCAGGCGGGCCCGCGCGACGAGGTCTTCCACCGTCCCGCCACGGCGCGCGCCGCGGAGTTGCTCGGGGTTCAGAACGTCCTGCCCGGACGGGTCGTGGGCGCCGACGGCGACCGAGTACATATCGCCAGTGGGCTCGGCATGGTCGCGGCACAGGCCGACTCCCGTCCCCAATCCGACCACGTCCAACTCGCCGTTCGCGCCGAGCAGATCATCCTCGAGCGGCCCGACCGGCCAACGACCGAGCGCGAGAACCGCTTTCAAGTCACCATCGTGGACGAGGCGGCTTTCGGCTTCTCGCACACGCTGGTCGTGCGAGTCGACGACGTCCCGTCCGGCGCGCCAACGCTAGAGATCGACGTCCCGGCGCACCCCTACCAGGTGCTCAACGTCCCCGCCCGCCGCGACTGGCGCATCCACATCCCACCCGAAGCGGTGCATGTGATCCCAACGTGA
- the trpS gene encoding tryptophan--tRNA ligase: MSEPANAPAAERRRILTGLRPSGPSHVGHYAGAFSQWLELQDEYESFFLLADYQVSDYADNLPWIRWGLWEVTLDWLGVGLDPDISHFVIESGVPEFAELTLHLSWFLGLGHLQRNPTLKAELADLEATTKSVPVAFFNYPVMQIANILLPLAHLVPVGDDQLPHIEMTRDVAIRFNRRFGDTFVVPEARIGAVPRLVGIDGKGKMGTSAGNAIFLKDSEETLRAKVRSMFTDPKRLRATDPGTVEGNPVFMYHDAFNPNTDEVDDLKVRYRTGRVGDVEVKDRLFQAMNDLLAPIRDRREHWAARPDDVRDVLAAGTAATKRRGEALVEQVRTALSLDYLRDGPPPPPEGAP; the protein is encoded by the coding sequence ATGTCGGAGCCTGCCAACGCCCCCGCCGCCGAGCGACGCCGCATCCTGACTGGGTTGCGCCCCTCGGGGCCGTCCCACGTGGGCCACTACGCCGGCGCGTTTTCGCAGTGGTTGGAGCTGCAGGACGAGTACGAATCGTTCTTCCTGCTGGCCGACTACCAGGTCTCGGACTACGCAGACAACCTGCCCTGGATTCGCTGGGGACTTTGGGAAGTGACGCTGGACTGGCTGGGCGTGGGATTGGATCCGGACATCTCGCACTTCGTCATCGAGAGCGGCGTGCCGGAGTTCGCCGAGCTGACGCTGCATCTGAGCTGGTTTCTGGGGCTGGGCCATTTGCAACGCAATCCGACGTTGAAGGCCGAGCTGGCGGACCTGGAGGCGACGACCAAGTCGGTGCCCGTGGCCTTCTTCAACTACCCGGTGATGCAGATCGCCAACATCCTGCTGCCGCTGGCCCACCTGGTGCCGGTGGGCGACGACCAGCTGCCGCACATCGAGATGACGCGCGACGTCGCCATCCGCTTCAACCGGCGCTTTGGGGACACGTTCGTGGTACCCGAGGCGCGGATAGGCGCGGTGCCGCGGCTGGTCGGCATCGACGGCAAGGGCAAGATGGGCACTTCGGCCGGCAACGCGATCTTCCTCAAGGACTCGGAAGAAACGCTGCGGGCCAAGGTGCGCAGCATGTTCACCGATCCCAAGCGGCTGCGAGCCACCGATCCCGGCACCGTGGAGGGAAATCCGGTGTTCATGTATCACGACGCCTTCAATCCGAATACGGACGAGGTGGACGACCTGAAAGTCCGCTATCGGACGGGACGGGTGGGGGACGTCGAGGTCAAGGACCGGCTGTTCCAAGCCATGAACGACCTTTTGGCGCCGATCCGCGACCGGAGGGAGCACTGGGCGGCGCGGCCCGACGACGTGCGCGACGTGCTGGCAGCCGGCACGGCGGCAACGAAGCGCCGCGGCGAGGCGTTGGTGGAGCAGGTCCGCACGGCGCTCAGCCTCGATTACTTGCGCGATGGTCCGCCGCCCCCGCCGGAGGGCGCGCCATAG
- a CDS encoding DedA family protein, which translates to MAEWVAEQGQLLLALLEEHQYLALALAVGLEGAGVPLPISAEVVVVTMGFQVYRGEANPWAVMGTVVASATVGVSVQYWIARGIGRPLLDRYGRILRIRPTHLERLERWFARRAFPVVVIGRVVPAIRIIIPVVAGVARGDFRRFVPAAAAGISLWAPLYMGIGWAFGETVEQVLTTVLSDPSPAVIAAAGVGGLAVVALAIRFRRRLAPLVARPAARLTERIGRRG; encoded by the coding sequence ATGGCCGAGTGGGTAGCCGAGCAGGGACAGCTGCTGCTGGCCTTGCTCGAAGAGCACCAATACCTCGCGCTGGCCCTCGCCGTCGGTCTGGAGGGAGCAGGCGTGCCGCTGCCGATCTCGGCAGAGGTCGTCGTGGTCACGATGGGCTTTCAGGTCTACCGCGGCGAGGCCAACCCGTGGGCCGTCATGGGCACCGTGGTCGCGTCCGCCACGGTGGGCGTGAGCGTGCAGTATTGGATCGCGCGCGGCATTGGCCGACCGCTGCTGGATCGCTACGGACGCATCCTGCGAATTCGCCCCACGCACCTCGAGCGCCTCGAGCGCTGGTTCGCGCGGCGCGCCTTCCCGGTGGTCGTGATCGGCCGCGTCGTGCCGGCCATTCGCATCATCATTCCCGTCGTGGCCGGGGTCGCGCGCGGCGACTTCCGGCGCTTCGTGCCCGCGGCGGCCGCCGGCATCTCGCTCTGGGCGCCGCTCTACATGGGCATCGGCTGGGCCTTTGGCGAAACCGTGGAGCAGGTGCTGACCACCGTGCTCTCCGACCCATCGCCGGCCGTCATCGCGGCGGCCGGCGTGGGCGGACTCGCCGTCGTCGCCCTGGCGATCCGCTTCCGCCGGCGTCTGGCCCCGCTAGTTGCCCGCCCCGCAGCGCGCCTCACCGAGCGCATCGGGCGGCGCGGCTAG
- a CDS encoding amidohydrolase/deacetylase family metallohydrolase yields MYDLLISGGTVVDPAQGLNHRRDVAITGGHVRAVAERIDPAQAHHVLDASGLLVTPGLVDVHVHVYDGVSHYGVDADTYVLPSGVTTAIDAGSAGADTFEGLRRYVIEVSETRLKACLNISTTGMVSPVVGELEDIRLIDPKRAIEVCERHSDVIVGVKARISENLAGNNALPALHRAREAADAVGLPIMIHPNAPVCTLDDILREMKAGDLLTHCYHGLDEGVLDDDGRVRASVRAAVNRGVHLDVGHGQGSFSWSVAESAMAQDLVPSTISSDLHAYNFDGPVFDLATTLSKFLHLGLDLPDALRRCTVTPAEILGMQGQIGTLAVGAHADAALFREEIGAHTFEDAHGQTRIGERRLVPVKVVKGGKVIDAVARGWHGHQHHHH; encoded by the coding sequence GTGTACGACCTCCTGATCTCCGGCGGCACCGTCGTCGACCCGGCGCAGGGCCTCAATCACCGGCGCGACGTGGCGATCACGGGCGGCCACGTGCGCGCGGTCGCCGAGCGCATCGACCCCGCACAGGCTCACCACGTCCTCGATGCCTCGGGACTGCTCGTCACGCCCGGCCTCGTCGACGTTCACGTCCACGTCTACGACGGCGTGAGCCATTACGGCGTCGACGCCGACACCTACGTCCTGCCCAGCGGCGTCACCACCGCCATCGACGCCGGATCGGCCGGCGCCGACACCTTCGAAGGTCTCAGGCGCTACGTGATCGAGGTCTCCGAAACGCGCCTCAAGGCCTGTCTCAACATCTCGACGACGGGTATGGTCTCGCCGGTCGTGGGCGAGCTCGAGGACATCCGGCTCATCGACCCCAAGAGGGCCATCGAGGTCTGCGAGCGCCACAGCGACGTGATCGTCGGCGTCAAGGCCAGGATCAGCGAGAACCTCGCCGGGAACAACGCGCTGCCCGCGCTGCACCGCGCCCGCGAGGCGGCGGACGCCGTGGGGCTGCCGATCATGATCCACCCCAACGCCCCCGTCTGCACCCTGGACGACATCCTCCGCGAGATGAAGGCCGGCGACCTGCTGACCCACTGCTATCACGGGCTGGACGAAGGCGTCCTCGACGACGACGGCCGCGTGCGCGCCTCGGTCCGCGCCGCCGTGAATCGCGGCGTCCACCTTGACGTGGGCCACGGCCAGGGCAGCTTTTCCTGGAGCGTGGCCGAGTCGGCGATGGCGCAGGACCTGGTCCCAAGCACCATCAGCAGCGACCTGCACGCCTACAACTTCGACGGTCCGGTCTTCGACCTGGCCACCACCCTCAGCAAGTTCCTGCACCTGGGCCTGGACCTGCCCGACGCCCTGCGCCGCTGCACTGTCACCCCGGCGGAGATCCTGGGCATGCAGGGACAGATCGGCACCCTGGCGGTCGGCGCACACGCCGACGCCGCGCTCTTCCGGGAGGAGATCGGCGCCCACACCTTCGAGGACGCCCACGGCCAAACCCGCATCGGCGAGCGCCGCCTGGTGCCCGTCAAGGTCGTCAAGGGCGGCAAGGTCATCGATGCCGTCGCCCGCGGCTGGCACGGCCACCAGCATCACCATCACTAG
- a CDS encoding RidA family protein: protein MGIQRINPDSMSAPIAPYTLVVRKNNVVTTAGMLGLDADGKLVGDDITSQTRQTLENVKTALEAAGASLNDVVKVTVFITDIANFAGMNEVYIEYFGDTKPARSTVGVELALPGGLVEIEATAVLD, encoded by the coding sequence ATGGGAATTCAGCGCATCAACCCGGACAGCATGTCCGCGCCCATCGCCCCTTACACGCTCGTGGTTCGCAAGAACAACGTGGTGACGACCGCCGGCATGCTGGGCCTCGACGCCGACGGCAAGCTGGTGGGCGACGACATCACCTCGCAGACACGGCAGACGCTCGAGAACGTCAAGACCGCGCTGGAGGCCGCCGGCGCGTCGCTCAACGACGTGGTGAAGGTGACGGTGTTCATCACCGACATCGCCAATTTCGCCGGCATGAACGAGGTCTACATCGAGTACTTCGGCGACACGAAGCCGGCGCGGTCGACCGTGGGGGTGGAACTGGCGCTTCCGGGCGGCCTGGTGGAGATCGAGGCGACGGCGGTGCTCGACTAG
- a CDS encoding three-Cys-motif partner protein TcmP — translation MSEGTVWPLEPHTAAKHEILRRYLGAWFAILGRQNRRLVYVDGFCGPGRYTDGEPGSPLVAVEVVQTLAGKIAAKPELVFIDNDELRIDNLKLELRSEASNSYNMHIICGEFRDKFPRVINSLVRRQQPTPPLFAFIDPFGFSGIPFDLVRRILSYERSEAFILLNTNALRRFLEHSNHEIRIHIAETFGTSDVFEISTASFDRLMALRELYQKQLSQHAKFVRYFEMLDSSGSTIYHLFFATNNPLGFEKMKDAMWAVDRTGAFRFSDRTDPNQMILLGPDPSGDLAATLAERFGGQTHDAQLVKRWVVENSIFVRKHVTAALRYAERNGQIAVGESKSDGSRRKRNTYPDGSTIKFRDR, via the coding sequence ATGTCCGAAGGAACCGTCTGGCCGCTTGAGCCGCATACGGCCGCAAAGCACGAGATTCTCCGCCGGTATCTGGGCGCCTGGTTCGCGATTCTTGGTCGTCAGAACCGACGTTTGGTCTACGTTGATGGATTCTGTGGCCCCGGGCGATACACCGACGGGGAACCTGGGTCGCCACTTGTCGCGGTTGAAGTAGTACAAACTCTTGCGGGCAAGATCGCGGCTAAGCCAGAATTGGTATTCATTGATAACGATGAATTGAGAATTGACAATCTCAAGCTGGAGCTTAGATCTGAAGCTTCGAATAGCTACAATATGCATATCATTTGTGGGGAGTTCAGAGACAAATTCCCCAGGGTGATTAATTCGCTGGTCCGGCGACAACAGCCTACGCCACCTCTCTTCGCGTTTATCGATCCGTTCGGTTTCTCGGGTATCCCATTTGATCTTGTGAGACGAATCCTCAGTTACGAACGTTCCGAAGCGTTTATTCTCCTAAACACAAATGCGTTGCGGAGATTCCTGGAACATTCAAATCATGAGATTCGGATCCATATCGCGGAGACTTTTGGGACATCAGATGTATTTGAAATCTCGACAGCCAGCTTTGATCGTCTTATGGCGCTCCGTGAGCTATATCAAAAGCAGCTCAGCCAACACGCAAAGTTTGTTCGATACTTTGAGATGCTCGATAGCAGTGGCTCCACTATCTACCACCTGTTCTTCGCGACGAACAATCCGCTTGGATTTGAGAAAATGAAGGACGCAATGTGGGCTGTGGATCGAACTGGTGCTTTTCGCTTCTCAGACAGGACTGATCCAAATCAAATGATCCTGTTGGGACCCGACCCGAGCGGCGATCTGGCGGCCACTCTCGCGGAGCGGTTTGGTGGTCAGACGCACGACGCTCAATTGGTCAAGCGTTGGGTGGTGGAGAACTCGATATTCGTGCGCAAGCACGTGACGGCCGCGTTGAGGTATGCGGAACGCAACGGGCAAATAGCCGTAGGCGAGTCCAAGAGCGACGGCAGCCGTCGGAAGCGCAACACCTATCCTGACGGATCAACGATCAAGTTTCGAGATCGCTGA
- the sthA gene encoding Si-specific NAD(P)(+) transhydrogenase: protein MQNTQGPGPGGPSNDKPHYDIVVIGTGPAGRRAAIQAAKGGKRVAAVDRQRYVGGQAVHRGTIPSKTLREAVIHVTGIGQRSFYGESYRVMADVTMHDLLLRTAQVVQAEVDVVRDGFLRNDVELLNGVAHFVDSHTLAIHTENSIIEVRADKVILATGSSPARPPHIPFDNERVVDSDGILDLPRIPKSLTVVGGGIIGTEYASIFATLGVAVTLIDGRKELLDIVDEEIGEALKFRMREDGITMRLGHKVETVVFDNRGRPVTVLETGARMVSDVVMYSIGRRGATGLLNLDAAGLAADDRGRVKVNKFFQTELEHVYAVGDVIGQPALASTSAEQGRLAARHALGLDCPSIDDELPIGIYTIPEIALVGKTEEELTMEGAAYESGVARYKEIARGAIIGDDFGILKLLFDPDTRKVLGVHIFGNQASELLHIGQAVMQLGGTIDYFVETIFNYPTFAEAYKVAGLNGVNKLIR from the coding sequence ATGCAGAACACTCAAGGCCCTGGCCCCGGCGGCCCGTCGAACGACAAGCCGCACTACGACATTGTGGTCATCGGCACGGGACCGGCGGGACGGCGCGCGGCGATCCAGGCCGCCAAGGGCGGCAAACGCGTGGCCGCGGTCGATCGCCAACGCTATGTCGGCGGGCAGGCGGTCCATCGGGGCACCATTCCCTCCAAGACCCTGCGCGAGGCCGTGATCCATGTCACCGGCATCGGCCAGCGTTCGTTCTACGGCGAGTCCTACCGCGTGATGGCCGACGTGACCATGCACGATTTGCTGCTGCGCACGGCGCAGGTCGTGCAGGCCGAAGTGGACGTGGTCCGCGACGGGTTCTTGCGCAACGACGTGGAGCTGCTCAACGGCGTCGCGCACTTCGTTGACTCCCACACGCTCGCGATCCATACCGAAAACTCCATCATCGAAGTTCGGGCCGACAAAGTCATCTTGGCCACCGGTTCGAGCCCGGCGCGGCCGCCGCACATTCCCTTCGACAATGAGCGCGTCGTCGACAGCGACGGGATCCTGGACCTGCCCAGGATTCCCAAGTCGCTGACCGTCGTGGGCGGCGGCATCATCGGCACGGAGTACGCCAGCATATTTGCCACGCTCGGCGTCGCGGTGACGCTGATCGACGGGCGCAAGGAGCTGCTCGACATCGTCGACGAGGAAATCGGCGAAGCGCTGAAGTTCCGCATGCGCGAGGACGGCATCACGATGCGCCTCGGGCATAAGGTGGAGACCGTGGTGTTCGACAATCGCGGCCGTCCGGTCACGGTGCTCGAAACCGGCGCCCGCATGGTCAGCGACGTGGTGATGTACTCGATCGGACGCCGCGGCGCCACGGGACTGCTGAATCTCGACGCCGCCGGACTGGCCGCCGACGACCGCGGACGGGTGAAAGTCAACAAGTTTTTCCAGACGGAGTTAGAGCACGTCTACGCCGTGGGCGACGTGATCGGACAGCCCGCGCTGGCGTCCACGTCGGCGGAGCAGGGACGCCTGGCCGCGCGCCACGCCCTGGGATTGGACTGCCCCAGCATCGACGACGAGTTGCCCATCGGCATCTACACCATTCCCGAGATCGCCCTGGTCGGAAAGACGGAAGAGGAACTCACGATGGAAGGGGCGGCCTACGAGAGCGGCGTGGCCCGGTACAAGGAAATCGCTCGGGGCGCGATCATCGGCGACGACTTCGGCATTCTGAAGCTGTTGTTCGACCCGGACACGCGCAAGGTGCTTGGGGTCCATATCTTCGGCAACCAGGCCAGCGAGCTGCTGCACATCGGCCAAGCCGTCATGCAGCTTGGCGGCACCATCGACTACTTCGTGGAGACGATCTTCAACTATCCCACGTTCGCCGAGGCCTACAAGGTTGCCGGCCTGAATGGGGTCAACAAGCTGATTCGGTAG
- a CDS encoding phage Gp37/Gp68 family protein produces MTQTSRTEWTDATWNPVTGCTRTSPGCDHCYAERMAKRLQAMGNPRYTNGFEVTLHWDKVSEPLKWRQPRRIFVNSMSDLFHDAVPPDFVRAVFETMASAHWHEFQVLTKRARRLPKIAGGLKWPPNVWLGVSVESQEYAWRANHLRGVPAAVRFLSVEPLVGPVQTLDLDGIDWVIVGGESGPGARPMDAHWARAIRDQCVAESVPFFFKQWGGVNKHRTGRVLDGRTWDEFPVAVTRT; encoded by the coding sequence ATGACGCAGACTTCTCGCACTGAGTGGACGGACGCCACGTGGAATCCCGTGACGGGGTGCACCCGCACGAGCCCTGGCTGCGACCACTGCTACGCCGAGCGGATGGCCAAGCGGCTGCAGGCGATGGGGAACCCCCGATACACGAACGGGTTCGAGGTGACGTTGCATTGGGACAAGGTGTCCGAGCCGCTGAAGTGGCGGCAGCCGCGCCGCATCTTCGTCAACAGTATGAGCGACCTGTTCCATGACGCGGTTCCGCCGGATTTCGTGCGGGCAGTCTTCGAGACCATGGCGTCCGCCCACTGGCACGAATTCCAGGTACTCACGAAGCGCGCTCGGCGGCTTCCCAAGATCGCGGGCGGCCTCAAGTGGCCTCCCAATGTCTGGCTCGGCGTCTCGGTCGAGTCTCAGGAATATGCCTGGCGCGCCAACCACTTGCGTGGCGTCCCTGCCGCGGTGCGCTTCTTGTCGGTCGAGCCGCTTGTCGGGCCCGTTCAGACTCTGGACTTGGACGGCATCGACTGGGTCATTGTGGGCGGCGAGAGCGGACCCGGCGCCCGGCCAATGGACGCGCATTGGGCGCGCGCGATTCGCGACCAATGTGTGGCTGAATCCGTCCCCTTCTTCTTCAAGCAGTGGGGAGGTGTGAACAAGCACCGCACCGGCCGCGTGCTCGATGGTCGGACGTGGGACGAATTCCCCGTGGCGGTGACAAGAACCTAG